One Jeotgalicoccus saudimassiliensis DNA window includes the following coding sequences:
- a CDS encoding SLC13 family permease, with translation MNLISRFSNLVWKDHNQTKDIFLFTKMRKKHRSNNNQEYTAEKSSYTTSQMIGLILGPAAFLLLMFAMPLEGLSSSGRAVLAFAAWLAIWWILEAMPLGITSLLPLVVMPIVTPITSGEVASSYGDPLIFLFLGGFAIALAMEKWNLHERIALTIISMVGTSLSGLIMGFALATGFLSMWVSNMATIMLMIPIGTAIVAKVVELMKQDGVHSDQEEMKFTKSIIFAIGFGGTIGGSATLIGTPTNLILASMAGELLGYEIPFGTFMIFAFPLTLILMVIFIAYLTKIAYPMKVKSISKGKEFVTERKDALGKMSYEEKVVMTIFSFTAFMWLTRTFIWTDIIPGINDTMIAMISAMLLFLIPSKNNKGTRILEADSLTKMPWGVLLLVGGGLALAAGFTGTDLADWMGGQLMNLENAPLIIVIAVSAVLGILMTQMAPNTATVTILLPITAALATAINVNPLPVMAATAMGAGFAFMLPIGTPSNALIYATGKITIVDMLRKGTWLTAIAVVLIVTFVYYVLPFVFGIDKFTA, from the coding sequence ATGAACTTAATTTCAAGGTTCAGTAATTTAGTGTGGAAAGACCACAATCAGACAAAGGATATATTCTTATTTACTAAAATGAGAAAAAAGCACAGAAGTAATAATAATCAGGAGTATACTGCAGAAAAATCATCCTATACAACCAGTCAGATGATTGGGCTGATTCTTGGTCCTGCAGCGTTCTTATTACTGATGTTTGCGATGCCGCTCGAAGGTCTTTCCAGCTCCGGAAGAGCAGTTCTTGCTTTTGCAGCATGGCTTGCCATCTGGTGGATACTTGAAGCAATGCCGCTTGGTATTACTTCCCTGCTTCCATTAGTCGTCATGCCGATAGTTACTCCGATTACAAGCGGTGAAGTCGCTTCATCATACGGAGATCCGCTTATTTTCCTATTCCTTGGAGGATTTGCGATTGCTCTGGCAATGGAGAAGTGGAATCTGCATGAAAGAATTGCATTAACTATTATCAGTATGGTCGGGACAAGCTTATCCGGTCTAATTATGGGATTCGCTCTCGCAACCGGATTTCTGTCAATGTGGGTTTCAAACATGGCGACAATTATGCTGATGATTCCTATCGGTACTGCAATTGTTGCCAAAGTCGTTGAGCTTATGAAACAGGACGGAGTTCATAGTGACCAGGAGGAAATGAAATTCACTAAATCCATTATTTTCGCAATCGGTTTTGGCGGAACAATTGGCGGAAGTGCAACTTTAATCGGTACGCCCACCAATTTAATTCTTGCCAGTATGGCCGGCGAATTATTAGGCTATGAAATTCCATTTGGAACATTCATGATTTTTGCTTTCCCCCTGACACTAATATTGATGGTTATTTTTATTGCTTATCTGACTAAAATCGCATATCCGATGAAAGTAAAATCAATCAGTAAAGGAAAAGAATTTGTTACAGAAAGAAAAGACGCCTTAGGCAAAATGTCATATGAAGAGAAAGTTGTTATGACAATTTTTTCATTTACGGCATTTATGTGGCTGACACGGACTTTTATCTGGACTGATATTATTCCAGGTATAAATGACACTATGATTGCAATGATTTCAGCAATGCTGCTGTTTCTCATCCCTTCTAAAAATAACAAAGGAACGAGAATTCTTGAGGCCGACTCGCTGACTAAGATGCCATGGGGTGTGCTGCTTCTGGTCGGTGGTGGTCTGGCACTGGCTGCAGGATTTACTGGAACAGACCTTGCCGACTGGATGGGCGGACAGCTGATGAACCTTGAAAATGCACCGCTTATTATTGTAATTGCTGTAAGTGCTGTACTTGGTATTTTAATGACACAGATGGCACCAAATACAGCAACTGTAACAATACTGCTGCCAATCACCGCAGCACTTGCCACAGCTATTAACGTCAATCCTTTACCGGTAATGGCTGCAACAGCCATGGGTGCAGGGTTTGCATTCATGCTCCCTATTGGAACACCTTCCAATGCACTTATTTATGCAACAGGGAAAATTACTATTGTGGACATGCTGAGAAAAGGAACATGGCTCACTGCGATTGCAGTCGTGCTGATAGTAACATTTGTGTATTACGTATTGCCTTTCGTATTCGGTATAGACAAATTCACCGCTTAG
- a CDS encoding muconate cycloisomerase family protein — MSNISSVDIFICDLPTVRPHKLAMTTITSQAIVVGVIKDNDGLTGISEVATIGGASYGESTVEAIKANIDNYITPHLIGQNPVYFSRIMDTVAKSVRGNFFAKSLIETALIDLAAKQREVPAYELFGGKIHDSLPLAWTLASGDTKRDIEEAKEMLHQKRHNIFKLKIGSGDPDTNVRHVGEIIKAVGDESRITVDINQAWDEYTALKQIKALEEMGVSMIEQPLPTWNYEGMARLTERFDVSILADEAATSLHDTYRIIKERAGDAIALKPAKHGGILETKKIAGIAEAAGFGLYGGTMIESTLGNAIAASVYSTISEFKFGTEIFGPLLYKDKLTLEDIEVKDFEIQIPDDVGFGVTLDQEKLAHYKR; from the coding sequence ATGAGTAATATTTCTTCAGTGGACATTTTTATATGTGATCTGCCTACAGTGCGTCCGCATAAGCTTGCGATGACGACAATTACTTCACAGGCAATCGTTGTCGGTGTCATCAAAGATAACGACGGGCTTACCGGGATATCGGAAGTCGCAACTATCGGCGGTGCATCGTACGGGGAAAGCACAGTTGAAGCTATTAAAGCAAATATCGATAACTACATAACGCCCCACCTTATAGGACAGAATCCGGTTTATTTCAGCAGAATTATGGATACTGTCGCAAAGTCAGTCAGAGGCAATTTCTTTGCAAAAAGCCTGATTGAAACAGCATTAATTGATCTCGCTGCAAAACAGCGGGAAGTTCCAGCTTATGAACTTTTCGGCGGTAAAATTCATGACTCTCTCCCGCTCGCATGGACACTTGCAAGTGGAGATACAAAAAGAGACATCGAAGAAGCAAAAGAAATGCTTCATCAGAAACGCCATAATATTTTCAAGCTCAAAATAGGCAGCGGTGATCCCGACACAAACGTGAGACACGTTGGTGAAATTATTAAAGCAGTCGGTGATGAATCAAGAATTACGGTTGATATTAACCAGGCCTGGGATGAGTACACTGCTTTAAAGCAAATTAAAGCTCTGGAGGAAATGGGTGTTTCAATGATTGAACAGCCGCTTCCGACATGGAACTATGAGGGTATGGCGAGGCTGACAGAACGATTTGACGTCTCAATTCTTGCAGACGAAGCAGCAACATCCCTCCATGATACGTACAGAATTATTAAAGAAAGAGCCGGAGATGCCATTGCCTTAAAACCTGCTAAACACGGTGGTATTCTCGAAACTAAGAAAATTGCCGGTATTGCAGAAGCAGCCGGATTCGGCCTTTACGGCGGTACGATGATTGAGTCAACGCTCGGCAATGCAATCGCAGCCAGCGTCTACTCCACTATTTCTGAATTCAAATTCGGTACAGAAATATTCGGCCCGCTGTTATATAAAGACAAGCTGACTCTCGAAGATATCGAAGTGAAAGATTTTGAAATCCAAATTCCGGATGATGTCGGATTTGGTGTCACACTGGACCAGGAGAAACTCGCGCATTATAAACGATAG
- a CDS encoding DUF819 family protein has translation MEETASLIHPENYWVLWAILIGWAGVAIILEQKYSWASKLSGAIIALAGAMLLSNTGIIPLDSPVYDTVWTYVVPLAIPLLLFQSNVVKVWQESKRLLIIFLISTIGTVAGTIAAFFLLKDVIPQLNYIGAMLSGSYTGGGVNFAAMATRFNVEEGTISSTVVADNLLMVLYFFILITIPAVNFFRSRFQTPHMDELEKNGDSENQASEYWKGKEISLQDIAKAIGTAFVIVAVSFSLAGFFSNLIPEDSNIFLSVIRGIIGDNYLMLTTLTLISVAVFPKYFESISGSQEFGTFFIYIFFVVIGVPASIPLIIQNAPLILVFAAIIVFINMVFSFGFGRLFKFNLEEIILASNANIGGPTTAAAMAISRGWTKLVGPILIIGTLGYIIGNYIGTSLGVWFTSLM, from the coding sequence ATGGAAGAGACGGCGAGCCTCATACACCCCGAGAACTACTGGGTGCTGTGGGCGATTTTAATAGGTTGGGCAGGCGTTGCGATTATACTTGAACAGAAGTACAGCTGGGCTTCGAAATTATCCGGTGCAATTATTGCGCTGGCAGGAGCTATGCTTTTAAGTAACACCGGAATTATTCCGCTGGATTCACCGGTGTATGATACGGTGTGGACTTATGTTGTACCGCTTGCAATTCCGTTACTGTTGTTTCAGTCAAATGTCGTTAAAGTCTGGCAGGAGAGTAAACGTCTGCTGATTATATTTCTAATCAGTACAATTGGAACGGTCGCAGGTACGATAGCGGCGTTCTTCTTATTGAAAGATGTTATACCGCAGCTGAATTATATCGGGGCAATGCTCAGCGGTTCGTATACAGGCGGCGGTGTTAACTTTGCAGCAATGGCAACCCGCTTTAATGTTGAAGAGGGGACAATATCGTCGACAGTCGTTGCAGATAACCTTTTAATGGTATTGTATTTCTTTATCTTAATTACGATACCTGCAGTAAATTTTTTCCGCAGCAGGTTTCAAACACCTCATATGGATGAGCTCGAGAAAAATGGAGATAGTGAGAATCAGGCTTCGGAATACTGGAAAGGGAAAGAAATTTCACTGCAGGACATAGCCAAGGCAATCGGTACAGCATTTGTTATTGTTGCAGTGTCATTCAGTCTGGCAGGTTTCTTTTCAAACCTGATTCCTGAAGACAGCAATATATTTCTGTCTGTCATCCGAGGTATTATAGGGGACAACTATCTGATGCTGACGACACTGACATTGATTTCAGTAGCTGTGTTCCCTAAATACTTCGAGAGCATTTCAGGTTCACAGGAGTTCGGTACGTTCTTTATCTACATATTCTTTGTAGTTATCGGTGTTCCGGCATCAATTCCGCTGATCATTCAAAATGCACCGCTGATTTTAGTGTTCGCAGCAATCATTGTATTTATTAATATGGTGTTTTCTTTTGGCTTCGGACGTCTGTTCAAATTTAATCTGGAAGAAATTATTCTGGCATCAAATGCAAATATCGGCGGACCGACTACAGCTGCAGCAATGGCAATTTCACGTGGCTGGACAAAACTCGTCGGACCAATTCTGATTATCGGTACGCTCGGTTATATTATTGGAAACTATATCGGAACATCTCTTGGAGTATGGTTTACTTCTTTGATGTAA
- a CDS encoding DHA2 family efflux MFS transporter permease subunit, which translates to MQKKIVEYGKKNVMDALINTKYTKLMAFALMLGAFVGLFGETSLNMALTDVMADYEIAASTAQWLTTGYLLTMAVLIPVSAFLIRWFSTRQLVIASLSISGAGAVLAALSPNFELLLVGRIIQALGTGIILPLMLSVLMVIFPVHKRGMVMGLMGLVITAAPAIGPTVSGVIITTIGWTYIFWISAALYLLLLIYSLIVVENVSTVTKPKMDYLSVVCSTVGFGGLVYGLSMFADNPFTAATVWMPLFAGVLALILFGRRQLVLDTPLINLSIFKFPMFSVGTLMMFISLFIILSTSILMPLYLKGTLLYTAAAAGLILLPGNTLNFAMSPVVGALYNKIGPKFFIVTGFTLITAANIGFLLVLSDSTPVWQVILLFMVMFIGLPMTIMPSQTNAMNQLPPGLYADGSAAMNTLTQVGGAVGTAIAITLFTIGQSTSDSSREIGIASGTHFAFYFITGIALIGLIASLFIYDSTKKS; encoded by the coding sequence GTGCAGAAAAAAATTGTTGAATACGGAAAGAAGAATGTCATGGACGCTCTAATCAATACAAAATATACAAAATTAATGGCCTTTGCACTGATGCTTGGTGCATTCGTCGGGCTGTTTGGTGAAACTTCATTAAATATGGCATTAACCGATGTAATGGCAGATTACGAAATTGCTGCATCGACAGCACAGTGGCTGACTACAGGATACCTGCTGACAATGGCAGTATTAATTCCGGTATCTGCATTTTTAATTAGATGGTTTTCAACGAGACAGCTGGTTATTGCTTCGCTGTCGATATCGGGAGCCGGTGCAGTACTTGCTGCATTATCGCCAAATTTTGAACTGCTGCTTGTCGGCAGAATTATACAGGCACTCGGGACAGGAATTATATTACCGCTGATGCTGAGCGTGCTGATGGTAATTTTTCCTGTACATAAACGCGGTATGGTTATGGGATTAATGGGCCTTGTAATTACGGCAGCTCCGGCAATCGGTCCGACTGTTTCAGGAGTTATAATTACGACGATCGGCTGGACTTATATATTCTGGATCAGTGCGGCATTATACCTGCTGCTGCTGATTTACTCATTAATTGTAGTGGAAAACGTTTCTACAGTAACAAAACCGAAAATGGACTACCTTTCGGTTGTCTGTTCAACAGTCGGTTTTGGAGGTCTTGTTTATGGATTGAGCATGTTTGCAGATAATCCATTCACAGCAGCAACTGTCTGGATGCCTCTCTTCGCAGGGGTACTTGCATTAATTTTATTTGGACGAAGACAGCTGGTACTCGATACTCCGCTCATCAACCTGTCAATTTTTAAATTTCCGATGTTCAGTGTCGGCACACTGATGATGTTTATCAGTCTGTTTATTATTTTATCAACATCAATTTTAATGCCGCTCTATTTAAAGGGCACACTTCTTTATACAGCGGCTGCGGCCGGATTGATTTTACTGCCGGGGAATACATTGAACTTTGCGATGTCACCGGTAGTCGGAGCGCTTTATAATAAAATCGGCCCAAAATTTTTTATCGTGACGGGATTCACTTTAATTACTGCTGCGAACATTGGATTTTTACTTGTTCTCAGTGATTCAACGCCGGTATGGCAAGTTATTCTGCTGTTTATGGTTATGTTTATCGGGCTGCCGATGACGATTATGCCTTCACAGACAAATGCAATGAATCAGCTGCCGCCCGGGCTGTATGCTGACGGTTCGGCTGCGATGAATACGCTGACCCAGGTCGGAGGGGCTGTGGGGACAGCGATAGCCATTACATTATTTACAATTGGACAGAGTACATCAGACAGCAGCAGAGAGATTGGTATTGCATCAGGTACGCATTTCGCTTTTTATTTTATAACCGGAATTGCACTTATCGGGTTAATTGCATCTCTGTTTATATATGACAGTACTAAAAAAAGCTGA
- a CDS encoding threonine ammonia-lyase, giving the protein MTLSLSDIQAAHERIKPYIIKTPVLRLHNLEEILGCEVYVKLENMQRTNAFKFRGVMNALLQLTDEELSRGVVTSSSGNHGHAIAYASKTLGIKATVGVPDTAPPFKLQKIEEHGAEIIPTTVEERFKLQDSLVEEFGYTLIPPFNDYRIMAGQGTVGLEILEQLPEVDHIFVPTSGGGLISGIGTAVKETTNTVKIHGVEPANLPKFSESLKNGELTQVENKGTIADGLVSIIPGEKNFSVVQKYVDTFHTVSEEAMKKGQKLMLMEAKILTEISSSIAIGGILNGEIEVNPEDKVCFVITGGNLGFDQLDYIKDTDY; this is encoded by the coding sequence ATGACACTATCATTATCTGATATTCAGGCGGCACATGAGCGCATCAAGCCATACATTATCAAAACACCCGTTTTAAGACTGCATAACCTTGAAGAGATTCTCGGCTGTGAAGTTTACGTAAAGCTTGAAAACATGCAGCGTACAAATGCGTTTAAATTCCGGGGCGTCATGAACGCATTGCTCCAGCTGACAGACGAAGAATTGAGCCGCGGCGTCGTTACTTCTTCTTCAGGCAACCACGGCCATGCGATTGCTTACGCTTCAAAAACACTCGGCATCAAAGCAACTGTCGGTGTGCCGGATACTGCCCCGCCTTTTAAACTTCAAAAAATTGAAGAACACGGTGCAGAAATTATTCCGACTACTGTGGAGGAACGTTTTAAACTTCAGGACTCACTCGTTGAAGAATTCGGTTATACGCTGATTCCGCCTTTCAACGATTACCGTATTATGGCAGGACAGGGAACAGTCGGTCTCGAAATACTTGAACAGCTGCCTGAGGTAGATCATATCTTCGTACCGACAAGCGGCGGCGGTTTAATCAGCGGCATCGGTACTGCCGTGAAAGAAACGACGAACACAGTTAAAATCCACGGCGTCGAGCCTGCAAATCTGCCGAAGTTCTCAGAAAGCTTAAAAAATGGTGAACTCACTCAGGTTGAAAACAAAGGAACGATTGCCGACGGTCTTGTCAGTATCATTCCGGGTGAAAAGAACTTCTCTGTCGTTCAAAAGTATGTCGATACTTTCCATACTGTCAGCGAAGAAGCTATGAAAAAAGGCCAGAAGCTAATGCTGATGGAAGCTAAAATATTAACTGAAATATCATCGTCAATTGCAATAGGCGGTATTTTAAACGGTGAGATTGAAGTGAACCCTGAAGATAAAGTCTGCTTTGTCATTACAGGCGGCAACCTTGGATTTGACCAGCTGGACTATATTAAAGATACTGACTACTAA
- a CDS encoding DUF4097 family beta strand repeat-containing protein: MALNEFITELEEELKVLPEARRHEIIEDFKMQIEKAIELGDTEEYLLKMLGHPVKVAEKFIADEMIEEPEQETAEKLAEVTAKQKEVKETRKSVTGNFAKELEGINILHLKINGESVAVKVETGGKFGIKFLSYTHKGKLEYELNNDQLTIHHSGSNKHVKFNTIIDFMKKRKELKKDELVIMWPHKLDRLTVNNKDGKVTVTDIQAEEFIIKTKEGGIYTAGLTGNYGEFTSSMGALKAESSDFRNLYMETEMGRIYAGGVKAERYHLTTELGRITLDNLSPDCDIKALSKMGSVNVNYRAEPEKTKIVAKANVGKVKNALENNIISKEGYRAVYESEMGSVKITLS; this comes from the coding sequence ATGGCATTAAATGAATTTATTACTGAGCTTGAAGAAGAACTGAAAGTATTGCCGGAAGCCCGGCGTCATGAAATTATAGAAGATTTTAAAATGCAGATAGAAAAAGCGATAGAGCTTGGAGATACTGAAGAGTATCTTCTTAAAATGCTCGGTCATCCGGTCAAAGTTGCCGAAAAATTTATCGCAGATGAAATGATAGAAGAACCGGAACAGGAAACTGCGGAAAAACTGGCTGAAGTTACAGCAAAGCAAAAAGAAGTAAAAGAAACGAGAAAATCTGTAACAGGAAACTTCGCCAAAGAATTGGAGGGTATTAATATCCTCCATTTGAAGATTAATGGAGAATCCGTAGCAGTCAAAGTTGAGACAGGCGGGAAGTTCGGCATTAAGTTTTTAAGCTATACACATAAAGGAAAGCTTGAATATGAACTGAATAACGATCAGTTGACCATCCATCACAGCGGTTCGAATAAACACGTGAAATTCAATACGATTATTGATTTTATGAAGAAACGGAAAGAACTGAAAAAAGACGAACTGGTAATTATGTGGCCGCATAAACTGGACAGGCTTACGGTTAATAATAAGGACGGCAAAGTGACAGTGACAGATATTCAGGCGGAAGAATTCATAATTAAAACGAAAGAAGGGGGCATCTATACCGCCGGACTTACAGGGAATTACGGTGAGTTCACGTCTTCCATGGGGGCGCTAAAAGCGGAGTCGAGTGACTTCCGGAATCTATATATGGAAACGGAAATGGGCAGAATTTATGCCGGCGGTGTTAAAGCTGAACGATATCATCTGACTACAGAACTCGGCAGAATTACGCTGGATAACCTGTCGCCGGACTGTGATATAAAAGCATTGAGTAAAATGGGTTCAGTGAATGTAAACTACCGTGCGGAACCTGAAAAGACTAAAATTGTGGCAAAAGCAAACGTCGGTAAAGTGAAAAATGCACTCGAAAATAATATTATTTCAAAAGAGGGTTACCGGGCGGTATATGAGAGTGAGATGGGTTCAGTTAAAATTACATTATCTTAA
- a CDS encoding TIGR04104 family putative zinc finger protein: protein MTSCTKCQTEWSFKNKAVTLKRITGELKCPYCGEEQFLSKKAQLQMGVSNMIIPATMLLPLPFDIPLPIHLPIILLGIAAVIILNIGLVKLSDKREYPV, encoded by the coding sequence GTGACGAGTTGTACTAAATGTCAGACAGAATGGTCTTTTAAAAATAAGGCGGTGACACTTAAGAGAATCACAGGAGAACTAAAGTGTCCGTATTGCGGTGAAGAACAGTTTCTAAGCAAGAAAGCGCAACTCCAAATGGGAGTATCCAATATGATTATCCCGGCAACAATGCTTCTGCCGCTGCCTTTTGATATTCCGTTGCCGATACACCTTCCGATAATATTACTCGGAATTGCTGCAGTCATCATTTTAAATATTGGACTCGTTAAACTGAGCGATAAAAGAGAATATCCTGTTTAA
- a CDS encoding iron-containing alcohol dehydrogenase: MLFKLYSRTYQWIMKNTAHLLDWQPPTVINCVGCISKLAPKLNEKNIKKVLIVTDEGIVNAGLLDKMLESLSEENIIYFIYKGTTANPTTQNIEDAVKVYNDQECEGIIGFGGGSAIDCAKGTGIAAAKQTTDFSRFKGVLKVRKKLPYFIAVPTTAGTGSEATIAAVITDSKTKEKYAVIDTKLMPDAAVLDPELLLGLPQDMTAFSGMDALTHAVEAYINRGNTKQTKMLSEEAIELIYGNLYRSYENGEDIQARTNMQRASYFAGKAFTRAYVGNVHAMAHALGAKYNVQHGQAVSIILPHILEEYGEAVRDKLAHLGDIAQVTAEGDSPRIKAEKFIESIKELNEKMNVGTSFPELNNEDLKVLADAAYKEANPLYPVPVMFSKSDFIRMYKKVMVSKQKEG, encoded by the coding sequence ATGTTATTTAAACTGTACAGCCGCACCTATCAGTGGATTATGAAAAATACAGCTCACTTATTGGACTGGCAGCCGCCGACGGTGATTAACTGTGTGGGATGTATTTCGAAACTTGCACCTAAATTAAATGAGAAGAATATAAAGAAAGTACTTATCGTGACTGATGAGGGAATCGTTAATGCAGGACTTCTCGATAAAATGCTCGAGAGTCTGAGTGAAGAAAATATTATTTATTTTATATATAAAGGAACGACGGCGAATCCGACGACACAAAATATTGAAGACGCAGTGAAGGTTTATAACGATCAGGAATGTGAAGGCATTATCGGTTTCGGCGGCGGCTCGGCAATCGACTGTGCAAAAGGCACAGGTATTGCGGCTGCAAAACAAACGACTGATTTCAGCCGTTTTAAAGGCGTGCTGAAAGTAAGAAAAAAACTGCCTTATTTCATTGCGGTGCCGACAACAGCCGGTACCGGGAGCGAAGCTACAATTGCAGCTGTTATCACAGACAGTAAGACAAAAGAAAAATATGCAGTGATTGATACAAAGCTGATGCCGGATGCTGCAGTGCTTGATCCGGAACTGCTGCTTGGCCTGCCGCAGGATATGACGGCATTTTCAGGTATGGATGCTTTAACGCATGCGGTTGAAGCCTACATTAACAGAGGCAATACAAAACAGACGAAAATGTTAAGTGAAGAAGCGATAGAATTGATTTACGGTAATTTATACCGGTCATATGAAAACGGTGAGGACATTCAGGCACGGACGAATATGCAGCGTGCGTCATATTTTGCAGGTAAAGCATTTACGAGAGCATACGTGGGTAATGTTCACGCTATGGCTCACGCGCTGGGTGCGAAATACAACGTACAGCACGGACAGGCAGTGTCAATTATTCTGCCGCACATATTGGAAGAATACGGTGAAGCAGTCCGTGATAAGCTCGCGCATCTCGGTGATATTGCACAAGTGACAGCGGAAGGGGACAGTCCCCGGATAAAGGCGGAGAAGTTTATTGAAAGTATTAAAGAGTTAAATGAGAAGATGAATGTAGGTACAAGCTTTCCGGAACTGAACAATGAGGATTTGAAAGTGCTGGCTGATGCTGCATATAAAGAAGCAAATCCTTTATATCCGGTACCGGTTATGTTCAGTAAATCGGATTTTATCAGAATGTATAAAAAAGTAATGGTCTCCAAACAGAAAGAAGGATAG
- a CDS encoding ABC transporter substrate-binding protein — protein sequence MKKLAALMLGISIFAAGCSNEEGNTSEENPEESKSEERVLTDDAGNEVTVPKNPERIIGPYLEDDLLTLDETPSAQWSIGEGGVQEYLQAEGLEGLPLMPFDLPFEAVVEQELDLILLSSGDLASGEKYDSYSKIAPSFVVESGNYDDWRDRLTRVSEVFGKEELAAEKVADYDALVEETAAELDSEVGGETAIAIWWTGDSYFISNKDKSSGEVLYNDLGLSVPSLVEELSADNETPWIEASLESLAELEADHIFFIGNKEGDSETAFADDVFKNIPAVENGNVYEYTSEDSWLYSGYIANSLIVEDVEEALSAN from the coding sequence ATGAAAAAATTAGCAGCGTTAATGCTTGGAATATCAATTTTTGCAGCCGGATGTTCAAATGAAGAAGGGAATACATCTGAAGAAAACCCTGAAGAGAGCAAGAGTGAAGAACGTGTCTTGACGGATGACGCAGGCAACGAAGTGACAGTGCCAAAAAATCCGGAACGTATTATCGGACCATATCTGGAAGATGATTTACTGACATTGGACGAAACACCGTCAGCACAATGGTCAATCGGTGAAGGCGGAGTTCAGGAATATCTGCAGGCGGAAGGACTTGAAGGACTGCCGTTAATGCCATTTGACCTGCCTTTTGAAGCAGTTGTCGAGCAGGAACTGGATTTAATTCTGTTAAGTTCAGGTGATCTTGCTTCAGGAGAGAAATACGACAGCTACTCTAAAATTGCGCCGTCATTCGTCGTAGAGAGCGGCAATTATGACGACTGGAGAGACCGCCTGACACGTGTGTCGGAAGTCTTTGGCAAAGAAGAACTGGCAGCTGAAAAAGTGGCGGACTACGATGCTCTTGTTGAAGAGACTGCAGCAGAACTGGACAGTGAAGTCGGCGGAGAAACGGCAATCGCCATATGGTGGACGGGTGACTCGTACTTTATTTCAAACAAAGATAAATCAAGCGGTGAAGTGTTGTATAACGATTTAGGTTTAAGTGTTCCTTCACTCGTTGAAGAATTGTCAGCAGATAATGAAACACCATGGATTGAAGCGTCGCTTGAGAGTCTTGCAGAACTCGAGGCGGATCATATTTTCTTTATCGGTAATAAAGAAGGCGACAGCGAAACTGCTTTTGCGGACGATGTCTTTAAAAATATTCCGGCAGTGGAAAACGGAAATGTTTACGAGTATACATCGGAAGACAGCTGGTTATACAGCGGCTATATTGCCAACAG